One window of the Dendropsophus ebraccatus isolate aDenEbr1 chromosome 12, aDenEbr1.pat, whole genome shotgun sequence genome contains the following:
- the LOC138768885 gene encoding alkaline phosphatase-like has translation MDPRWWALLLVIRMGMAQTFPEREKNPDYWRRQAQETLREALKLQQLNTNRAKNVIMFLGDGMGVPTVTATRILKGQLAGKPGEETMLEMDKFPFVALAKTYNTNAQVPDSAGTATAYLCGVKANEGTVGVNAAAVRGQCNTTKGNEVDSILKWAKDAGKSVGVVTTTRVNHATPSAAYAHCVNRDWFSDYEMPKEAVEEGCKDIAWQLMYNVPNIEVIMGGGRKYMFPKNTPDVEYPKDERANGSRLDGLNLTQVWKEKKPNKAAHYVWNREQLMALKPQDVDYLLGLFEPGDMMYELERNKTSEPSLPEMVRVAISILKKNPEGFFLLVEGGRIDHGHHEGKAKQALHEAVEMDLAIGVAGEMTSMDDTLTVVTADHSHVFTFGGYTHRGTSIFGLAPIMSDIDQQPFTSILYGNGPGYKVVDGKRENVSTVDYTEASYQAQSAVPLRQETHGGEDVAVFAKGPMAHLLHGVHEQNYIPHVMAYASCVGQNRDHCLSGGAGHSTASLTLLSSALTLRLIL, from the exons ATGGACCCGAGGTGGTGGGCGCTACTGCTGGTCATCAGGATGGGCATGGCACAGACATTCCCAG AGCGCGAGAAGAACCCCGACTACTGGCGGCGTCAGGCCCAGGAGACCCTGAGAGAAGCCCTGAAGCTGCAGCAGCTCAACACCAACCGGGCCAAGAACGTCATCATGTTCCTGGGGGATG GTATGGGAGTGCCCACTGTTACAGCAACACGAATCTTAAAGGGACAGCTCGCTGGTAAACCTGGAGAGGAGACCATGCTGGAAATGGACAAGTTCCCATTTGTCGCCCTAGCGAAG ACGTATAACACCAACGCACAGGTCCCAGACAGCGCAGGCACCGCCACCGCCTACCTGTGCGGAGTGAAGGCCAACGAGGGGACGGTGGGTGTGAACGCCGCCGCGGTGCGAGGTCAGTGTAACACCACCAAGGGCAACGAGGTCGACTCCATCCTTAAATGGGCCAAAGACGCAG GCAAGTCTGTGGGGGTGGTGACCACCACCAGGGTAAACCATGCCACCCCAAGCGCTGCCTATGCCCATTGCGTCAACCGCGACTGGTTCTCCGATTACGAGATGCCCAAGGAAGCCGTGGAGGAAGGATGTAAGGACATCGCCTGGCAGCTTATGTACAACGTACCGAACATCGAG GTCATCATGGGCGGGGGCAGAAAGTACATGTTCCCCAAGAACACCCCCGATGTGGAGTACCCCAAAGATGAGAGGGCGAACGGCTCAAGACTGGACGGACTAAACCTGACCCAAGTGTGGAAGGAGAAAAAGCCGAACAAG GCCGCACATTATGTCTGGAACCGGGAGCAGCTGATGGCCCTGAAGCCGCAGGACGTTGACTACCTGTTGG GTCTGTTTGAGCCGGGAGATATGATGTACGAGCTGGAGCGGAACAAGACTTCGGAGCCCTCCCTTCCCGAGATGGTGAGAGTGGCCATCAGCATCCTCAAGAAGAACCCCGAAGGCTTCTTCTTGCTGGTGGAGG GTGGACGTATCGACCACGGCCATCACGAGGGGAAAGCCAAGCAGGCATTACACGAGGCGGTGGAGATGGACCTGGCTATAGGTGTGGCAGGAGAGATGACGTCCATGGATGACACGCTGACCGTAGTCACCGCCGACCACTCTCACGTCTTCACGTTTGGCGGCTACACGCACCGCGGCACCTCCATCTTTG GTTTGGCCCCAATAATGAGCGACATTGACCAGCAACCCTTCACGTCCATCCTGTACGGCAACGGCCCCGGATACAAAGTGGTTGACGGGAAACGTGAAAACGTCTCCACTGTGGATTACA CTGAGGCCTCCTACCAAGCACAGTCCGCCGTCCCGCTACGCCAGGAAACGCATGGTGGTGAAGACGTCGCCGTTTTTGCCAAGGGTCCAATGGCGCATTTGCTGCATGGCGTCCACGAGCAGAACTACATCCCGCATGTCATGGCGTACGCCTCCTGCGTGGGGCAGAACCGGGATCATTGCCTGTCGGGGGGCGCGGGGCACAGTACGGCCTCCCTCACCCTGCTGAGCAGCGCCCTCACCCTGCGGCTGATCCTGTGA